A window of Mercenaria mercenaria strain notata chromosome 16, MADL_Memer_1, whole genome shotgun sequence contains these coding sequences:
- the LOC128549790 gene encoding serum amyloid A-2 protein-like: MKLTIVAALLVAITVTLHTAEANIFRRTWNYARDFAGGSRDMWRAYSDMRRAITIGADKYFHARGNYEAARRGTGGRHAATLISNAREWVQGGSGRGAQDSAADQEANRWGRNGGDPNRFRPNGLDRRYK; encoded by the exons ATGAAGCTAACCATAGTAGCAGCTCTCCTGGTTGCCATCACGGTAACATTGCATACTGCTGAGGCAAACATATTCCGACGGACCTGGAATTATGCACGTGACTTTGCCGGCGGATCACGTGACATGTGGCGAGCTTACAG TGATATGCGCCGTGCGATCACCATAGGGGCAGATAAGTACTTTCACGCACGTGGAAATTATGAAGCTGCTCGGAGAGGCACGGGCGGTCGCCATGCCGCCACTTTGATCAG CAATGCTAGAGAGTGGGTACAAGGTGGAAGCGGTCGTGGCGCACAGGACTCCGCTGCTGACCAGGAGGCTAACAGGTGGGGCCGTAATGGAGGTGACCCCAATAGATTCAGGCCAAATGGCCTTGACCGCCGCTACAAGTAG